A section of the Virgibacillus sp. NKC19-3 genome encodes:
- a CDS encoding glutathione ABC transporter substrate-binding protein produces MKLSRKLILLVTILISVNLAACADEAEDTAGTEDVNEGNQQGGDLVIASGSDIVTLDPTGSNDLPSFNIQHNIFEQLVRQDENMEPQPSLAESWESIDDTTWEFKLREGVKFHDGSDFNADVVKANIERILDPDIAATGANRLEMISEVKVVDDYTVHFITEYPFSPLPAHLANNVAGMISIEQIEDDYAAMEEGEDPGSVINQNPAGTGYFKFEDWEPGQHIRLIKNEEYWDGEANLDSVTFKVVPEDLTRIAELETGDSHVSHPLSPSDIAQVETSDKLYVNRQSSLGIDYLGFNLEKEPFDDERVRQAISMAIDKEQIVEGIYDGVGITAAGPLAPDVFGYDESIDGIKYDPEAAQELLAEAGYEDGFSTTIWTNEDREREDMATNVQAQLAEIGIDVEVKILEWGAYLDETANGNHDMFVLGWYSGTGDADNSLYPLFHSNNLGSSGNKTFTQNDDIDAQLEEARQAPQEERVALYSELQEMLVEHAPMVYMLHKEYLLGVSETVKGLSQAPTQMLELKDAYIEE; encoded by the coding sequence ATGAAATTATCTCGAAAATTAATTCTATTAGTTACAATTCTTATTAGTGTTAATCTAGCAGCCTGTGCAGATGAAGCCGAAGATACTGCTGGCACTGAAGATGTAAACGAGGGAAATCAACAAGGGGGAGACCTGGTGATTGCTAGTGGATCTGACATCGTGACATTAGATCCAACCGGTTCCAATGATCTTCCGTCCTTCAACATTCAACATAACATCTTTGAACAATTAGTTCGTCAGGATGAAAATATGGAACCGCAACCCAGCCTTGCAGAAAGCTGGGAAAGCATTGATGATACAACGTGGGAGTTTAAACTCCGTGAAGGGGTTAAATTTCATGATGGTTCTGATTTTAATGCCGATGTCGTTAAGGCTAATATCGAGCGTATTCTTGACCCGGATATTGCAGCTACAGGTGCCAATAGACTGGAAATGATTTCGGAAGTTAAGGTAGTAGATGATTATACGGTTCATTTTATAACCGAATACCCTTTCTCACCACTTCCAGCACATCTTGCGAATAATGTTGCCGGCATGATTTCAATAGAACAAATTGAGGATGATTATGCAGCCATGGAAGAAGGGGAGGATCCTGGTAGTGTTATAAATCAAAATCCTGCGGGTACTGGTTATTTCAAATTTGAGGATTGGGAGCCGGGACAACATATTCGTCTTATTAAAAATGAAGAATACTGGGATGGGGAAGCAAATCTAGATTCTGTCACATTTAAAGTTGTCCCAGAGGATTTAACACGTATTGCTGAACTGGAAACGGGGGATTCCCATGTTTCCCATCCTTTAAGTCCTTCCGATATTGCACAGGTAGAAACTTCAGATAAATTATATGTGAATCGTCAGTCGAGTCTTGGAATAGATTATCTTGGTTTTAATCTGGAGAAAGAGCCATTTGATGATGAACGTGTGCGTCAAGCTATTTCGATGGCCATAGATAAAGAACAAATTGTCGAAGGTATTTACGACGGCGTTGGTATTACAGCTGCTGGGCCTCTTGCCCCTGATGTTTTCGGCTATGATGAAAGTATAGATGGTATTAAATATGATCCCGAAGCAGCTCAAGAACTATTAGCCGAAGCAGGCTATGAAGACGGATTTTCAACGACGATTTGGACGAACGAAGACCGGGAACGTGAGGACATGGCAACAAATGTTCAAGCTCAACTTGCTGAAATTGGAATAGATGTCGAAGTGAAAATACTGGAATGGGGTGCTTACCTAGATGAAACAGCAAATGGTAACCATGATATGTTCGTATTAGGATGGTACAGTGGTACGGGAGATGCTGATAATAGCTTATATCCATTGTTTCATTCGAATAATCTCGGTTCATCCGGGAATAAAACATTTACGCAAAATGATGATATAGATGCACAATTGGAAGAAGCACGTCAAGCTCCTCAGGAAGAACGTGTAGCATTATATAGTGAACTTCAGGAAATGCTTGTTGAACATGCCCCAATGGTATACATGCTTCATAAAGAATATTTATTAGGGGTAAGTGAAACGGTCAAAGGGTTGTCTCAGGCTCCAACCCAAATGTTGGAACTTAAAGATGCGTATATAGAAGAATAA
- a CDS encoding glutathione ABC transporter substrate-binding protein has protein sequence MKKSKNSVLMLLLILGMVLAACASEPDDASDTTEEGGEGQNGGDLVITTASDAVSLDPTGANDVPSFDVQYNIFENLVKQDENMELEPGLAKSWETVDDHTWEFKLQEGVTFHDGSAFNAEVVKANLERVMDPDVAAPAAYLIDMISDIEVVDDYTIRLTTEYPFGSLPANLTHSTTAMVSQEQIEEDYTAMEQGEEPGSVINQHPIGTGYFTFEEWDPGQQIQLTKNEDYWDKEALLDSVTFKVVQEDLTRIAELETGESHITNPLSPSDIEQVESADDLSVDRQGSVSLDYIGFNMEKEPFDDERVRRAISMAVDKEQIVEGIYNGVGTPAVGPLAPNVFGYDEELDGIEYDPEAAQELLAEAGYENGFSTTIWTNDSRERVDLATNVQSQLEEIGVDVDIEVLEWGAYIEQTGNGDHDMFVLGWSNSTADADIGLYPLFHSDNVGVPGNRTYIQDDEIDALIDEGRQATNEDERLEIYSEAQEKLVETAPMIYTLHQEYLLGVREEVKGLTQLPTKILQLKDVYIEE, from the coding sequence ATGAAAAAATCAAAAAATTCCGTTCTTATGCTGTTATTAATACTTGGTATGGTGCTTGCAGCTTGCGCAAGTGAGCCGGATGACGCCAGTGATACAACAGAAGAGGGAGGAGAAGGACAAAATGGAGGGGATCTAGTCATTACCACTGCCTCTGATGCAGTTTCCTTAGATCCGACGGGAGCAAACGATGTTCCATCCTTTGATGTACAATATAATATATTTGAAAATTTAGTAAAACAGGATGAAAATATGGAACTGGAGCCAGGGTTAGCAAAAAGTTGGGAAACGGTAGATGATCATACATGGGAATTTAAACTGCAAGAAGGCGTGACTTTTCATGATGGTTCTGCATTTAATGCGGAAGTTGTGAAGGCGAATCTTGAGCGTGTCATGGATCCGGATGTTGCAGCTCCTGCAGCCTATTTAATTGACATGATATCGGATATTGAAGTGGTAGATGATTATACGATTCGACTAACTACGGAGTACCCTTTCGGTAGTTTGCCGGCAAATCTTACACATTCTACAACGGCAATGGTTTCACAAGAGCAGATCGAGGAAGATTATACGGCAATGGAACAAGGAGAAGAACCTGGGAGTGTCATTAACCAACACCCAATAGGTACTGGTTATTTTACATTTGAAGAGTGGGATCCGGGGCAACAAATTCAGCTAACAAAGAATGAAGATTACTGGGATAAAGAGGCGTTGCTTGATTCTGTAACATTTAAAGTTGTTCAGGAAGATTTGACACGTATTGCTGAATTGGAAACTGGTGAATCACATATTACCAATCCATTGAGCCCTTCTGACATTGAGCAAGTTGAAAGTGCCGATGATTTATCTGTCGATCGACAGGGAAGTGTGTCCTTAGACTATATTGGTTTTAACATGGAGAAAGAACCATTTGATGATGAACGAGTTCGTCGTGCTATTTCAATGGCTGTTGATAAAGAACAAATTGTGGAAGGCATTTATAATGGTGTTGGAACTCCTGCTGTCGGCCCTTTAGCACCAAATGTATTTGGATATGATGAGGAACTAGACGGGATTGAATATGATCCGGAAGCAGCCCAGGAATTGTTAGCTGAAGCGGGATATGAAAATGGGTTTTCTACAACAATTTGGACAAATGATAGCCGCGAACGTGTTGATTTGGCAACAAATGTGCAATCACAACTTGAAGAAATCGGTGTCGATGTGGACATAGAAGTATTGGAATGGGGTGCATATATAGAACAGACAGGAAATGGGGATCATGATATGTTTGTACTAGGATGGTCTAATTCTACAGCGGATGCTGACATCGGGTTATATCCATTGTTTCACTCTGATAATGTTGGAGTACCAGGAAACAGAACGTATATCCAAGATGACGAAATCGATGCATTAATTGATGAGGGACGCCAAGCTACGAATGAAGATGAGCGCTTAGAAATCTATAGTGAGGCACAGGAAAAGCTCGTGGAAACAGCGCCAATGATTTATACACTTCATCAAGAATACTTACTCGGTGTACGTGAAGAAGTGAAAGGATTAACGCAGCTTCCTACTAAAATACTACAATTGAAGGATGTATATATCGAAGAATAA
- the dpaA gene encoding dipicolinic acid synthetase subunit A, translating to MLNNQKLLIIGGDARYLEVIDKLTAEGAAIFLIGYGQLRFESPSIRQTDLDKLDMSMIDAIILPVGGTNIAGEIRANYADETIYLSEDLFEQTPEHCTIYTGTSNSFLDQVSASTNRRLVRLFTRDDMAIFNSIPTAEGALNLAMDELDVTIHGSNVMILGFGRVGITVARLFDAVGADVRVGVRSAADIARITEMGLKPIQLGNLEKNIGDVDICINTIPHRIIDSSTILAMEPSSLIIDLASKPGGTDFEFAKKHGIKAVHALGLPGKTAPKSAGRIIAQVLLELLGE from the coding sequence TTGTTAAACAACCAAAAGCTGCTCATCATAGGTGGAGACGCTAGATATCTGGAGGTTATTGATAAGTTAACTGCTGAGGGTGCAGCTATTTTTTTAATTGGATACGGTCAATTAAGGTTTGAATCTCCTTCCATTCGTCAAACAGACTTGGATAAATTGGATATGAGTATGATAGATGCCATAATATTACCTGTGGGAGGTACAAACATAGCTGGAGAAATAAGAGCTAATTACGCTGATGAAACCATTTATTTATCGGAAGATCTATTTGAACAAACACCAGAGCATTGTACGATTTATACAGGTACATCCAATTCGTTTTTAGATCAAGTATCCGCATCAACCAACAGAAGATTGGTCCGTTTATTCACCCGTGATGACATGGCCATATTTAATTCTATTCCTACCGCTGAAGGAGCCTTGAACCTGGCAATGGATGAATTAGATGTTACAATTCATGGATCGAACGTGATGATACTTGGTTTTGGAAGAGTTGGGATCACAGTTGCTCGACTTTTTGATGCTGTTGGGGCGGATGTCCGGGTAGGCGTAAGAAGCGCTGCCGATATTGCTCGGATAACGGAAATGGGACTGAAGCCTATACAATTAGGTAACTTAGAGAAAAATATAGGCGATGTTGATATTTGCATTAATACAATTCCGCATCGCATTATTGATTCTTCTACTATTTTAGCTATGGAGCCATCTTCTCTCATCATAGACCTCGCTTCAAAGCCTGGAGGTACTGATTTTGAATTTGCAAAAAAGCATGGAATCAAAGCTGTACATGCATTGGGATTACCTGGAAAAACGGCCCCTAAGTCAGCCGGGAGAATTATTGCCCAAGTGCTTTTAGAATTGTTGGGAGAATAA
- a CDS encoding 2-keto-4-pentenoate hydratase, with translation MTNDIDHIVHKLLNAQKRKSPIDFIRYDYTLDEQTAYEIQKQLVQKKCALYDEDITGYKISMTSPETQELANTNEPAYGTLTTTSMVESSSTIRLSNLIDPLVEPELMFILTDDLSFSAAEDEILSKSKIAAGLEIPDSRYKDWFPNFTLADLLCDNGVAGRVVFSESVDPPSFNELEEINMDLYHNGEKIGEGRSANVLGNPVSAVAWLTKKLAAHNRSLKKGMVISSGTFISPLRIEKGTYEASYSTIGNVQITVE, from the coding sequence ATGACAAATGATATAGATCACATTGTACATAAACTATTGAATGCACAAAAGAGGAAATCTCCTATTGATTTTATCCGGTATGATTATACATTAGATGAACAAACAGCATACGAAATACAGAAGCAACTCGTTCAGAAAAAATGTGCGCTTTATGATGAAGACATTACCGGCTATAAAATTAGTATGACGAGTCCGGAAACGCAGGAATTAGCAAACACGAATGAACCGGCTTATGGTACATTAACAACAACCAGTATGGTAGAAAGCTCTAGTACAATCCGTTTATCCAATCTGATTGACCCGCTCGTCGAACCGGAATTAATGTTTATACTAACCGATGATTTATCCTTTAGCGCAGCGGAAGATGAGATTCTAAGCAAAAGTAAAATCGCTGCTGGGCTCGAAATTCCCGATTCCCGCTACAAGGATTGGTTTCCTAATTTCACATTAGCCGATCTTTTATGCGATAACGGGGTAGCTGGACGTGTTGTTTTTTCAGAATCTGTTGACCCACCATCTTTCAATGAATTAGAAGAAATTAACATGGATCTGTACCATAACGGGGAAAAAATCGGAGAAGGACGTTCAGCAAACGTACTGGGTAATCCAGTTTCAGCCGTGGCTTGGTTGACAAAGAAACTGGCAGCCCATAATAGAAGTTTGAAAAAAGGGATGGTGATTTCCTCAGGAACGTTCATTTCCCCACTTCGAATTGAAAAAGGAACGTATGAAGCTAGCTACAGTACAATCGGTAACGTTCAAATAACAGTCGAATAG
- a CDS encoding S9 family peptidase, with translation MTNTTDQMLLKYLNVYGAYQPAVIPNQHAFTFLSKETGIPQVWKWNGKTFDIEPYTDLADRVLSVSHSPSGKKTMIGMDHNGNEKQQLYLLTNDGSTVEELVVSPEHFHEFGGWSPDETKITIASNRRDPGFFDIYVLDLKTKKMEEVYKHDGKCTPICWTKDEENILISVSETNIDNIVYVLHVESKELYRLGSKTISARHHSLELTNDGKGGFLSSDVGRDTMGVFKFSFDAPWNLQEMFGSTNWDIEEIALSPNEDMLAYTVNEGGFSSLMIYNLEKHSHYKVETLPTGVYQSPSWIKDGEIVIGVKSAVLPGDIWKFNLEEEKAERMTYVGESKDVEGLWMEPELHSFSSFDGLEVPYFYYGKQKQSCPVVVYVHGGPEHQIRAEYNPVIQFFAAQGFAVVAPNVRGSMGYGRKYVKLDDVRKRMDAVADLKWLVEDLVNTRGVDREKVGIMGRSYGGFMVLAALTHYPNIWAAGVDIVGISHFKTFLENTGPWRRALREYEYGSLKLDTDFFEEIAPLNHTNTITAPLLIFHGRNDTRVPVSEAIQLTDDLKNQNKPVELVIFEDEGHQTEKIENHIHMNRKIVEFMETFL, from the coding sequence ATGACTAATACGACAGATCAAATGTTACTTAAATATTTAAATGTATATGGCGCATATCAACCTGCTGTCATCCCGAACCAGCATGCGTTTACATTTTTATCGAAAGAGACCGGTATACCTCAAGTTTGGAAATGGAATGGAAAAACATTTGACATTGAACCATACACCGATTTAGCAGATCGTGTTCTTTCGGTAAGTCATTCTCCATCTGGAAAGAAAACAATGATTGGAATGGATCATAACGGAAATGAAAAGCAGCAATTATATTTATTGACAAACGACGGTTCAACTGTGGAAGAACTTGTTGTTTCTCCAGAACATTTTCATGAATTTGGCGGTTGGTCTCCGGATGAAACAAAAATAACAATCGCAAGTAACCGTAGAGATCCAGGCTTTTTTGATATCTATGTACTTGATCTAAAAACGAAAAAAATGGAAGAAGTCTATAAGCACGATGGGAAATGTACACCTATTTGCTGGACGAAAGATGAGGAAAATATTCTTATAAGTGTTTCTGAAACGAACATTGATAACATAGTATATGTCCTGCATGTGGAATCAAAAGAGTTATATAGACTTGGAAGTAAAACTATCTCTGCCAGACATCATTCACTAGAGTTAACGAATGATGGAAAAGGTGGATTTCTTTCTTCTGATGTTGGTAGGGACACCATGGGGGTATTTAAATTCTCATTTGATGCGCCTTGGAATTTACAGGAAATGTTTGGTTCTACTAATTGGGATATTGAGGAAATAGCACTTTCTCCAAATGAGGATATGCTTGCATATACCGTAAATGAGGGTGGTTTCTCCAGTTTAATGATTTATAATCTTGAAAAACATTCCCATTATAAAGTTGAAACCTTGCCAACAGGTGTTTATCAATCGCCTTCATGGATCAAGGATGGAGAAATCGTTATTGGTGTAAAAAGTGCTGTACTTCCGGGGGATATTTGGAAGTTTAACTTAGAAGAAGAAAAAGCGGAACGTATGACCTACGTTGGGGAATCAAAAGATGTTGAAGGTTTATGGATGGAACCAGAATTACATAGCTTTTCTTCATTTGATGGATTAGAAGTGCCTTATTTTTATTATGGGAAACAGAAGCAATCTTGTCCTGTAGTTGTCTATGTCCATGGAGGACCAGAGCACCAAATACGCGCAGAATATAATCCGGTTATTCAATTTTTCGCTGCTCAGGGTTTTGCTGTTGTTGCACCGAATGTTCGCGGCAGCATGGGCTATGGCAGAAAATATGTCAAGCTGGATGATGTACGAAAACGGATGGATGCAGTTGCTGATCTGAAGTGGCTGGTGGAAGATCTTGTGAATACCCGTGGTGTTGATCGGGAAAAAGTCGGTATTATGGGTCGTAGCTATGGCGGATTTATGGTCCTTGCCGCTTTAACACATTATCCAAATATATGGGCAGCAGGTGTGGATATTGTTGGAATTTCACATTTTAAAACATTTCTTGAGAATACTGGACCATGGCGTAGAGCCTTAAGGGAGTATGAATATGGATCATTAAAATTAGACACGGATTTTTTTGAAGAAATCGCTCCTTTGAACCATACTAACACCATTACTGCCCCATTGTTGATTTTTCATGGAAGGAATGATACACGAGTTCCAGTAAGTGAGGCCATACAGTTAACGGATGATTTAAAAAACCAAAATAAACCAGTAGAGCTTGTTATCTTTGAGGATGAAGGGCATCAGACCGAAAAAATCGAAAATCATATTCATATGAATCGGAAAATCGTGGAATTTATGGAGACATTTTTATAG
- a CDS encoding M20 metallopeptidase family protein: MAPFDNLQKTYPELYKNIKAVFNKVVTIRQDLHKHPELAFKETRTASIVAENLREWGYEVQEGVGKTGVVGLLKGKMDGPVVGLRADMDALPMMDEINQPYRSQKENVAHTCGHDSHTAILLGVAKILAENGLEKGALKVIFQPAEEIGEGAAAMIADGVLENPKVDMMAGLHVHPTVSTGAFSLASTEYSCAAMDLFEIKIHGKGGHAAHPHTTVDPVLIAAQVLVSLQQIVSRQTDPLDPVVLSIGQIHGGTKATIIPDAVTLSGTVRTLNPITRKEVAEKIESIARSVSRGLGGDCEITYNYVTPSIKIDNTLRHLFEETVHTLFSSESLKLTAPSMGGEDFAYYTHEVPSVFFRLGTNSGKRTSFSNHHSKFDVDEEAFLYGMAVLCHLTESYFEQHE, from the coding sequence TTGGCACCATTCGATAATTTACAGAAAACGTATCCGGAATTATATAAAAATATAAAAGCCGTTTTTAACAAAGTAGTGACGATAAGGCAGGATTTACATAAACATCCTGAGTTGGCATTCAAAGAAACTAGGACTGCTTCAATAGTAGCAGAGAACTTACGTGAATGGGGGTATGAGGTGCAGGAAGGGGTTGGCAAGACAGGAGTGGTCGGATTACTTAAAGGAAAGATGGATGGTCCTGTTGTCGGGTTGCGAGCAGACATGGATGCGCTACCGATGATGGACGAAATCAATCAACCCTACCGAAGTCAAAAAGAAAATGTAGCGCATACCTGTGGTCATGATTCTCATACAGCTATTTTACTAGGTGTTGCTAAAATACTTGCAGAAAATGGATTAGAAAAGGGAGCATTAAAAGTCATTTTCCAGCCAGCTGAAGAAATTGGTGAGGGTGCAGCAGCGATGATTGCTGATGGCGTATTGGAAAATCCAAAAGTTGATATGATGGCAGGTCTTCATGTTCATCCCACTGTTTCGACGGGAGCGTTTTCACTTGCTTCAACAGAATATAGTTGTGCTGCGATGGATCTTTTCGAGATTAAAATTCACGGAAAAGGTGGACATGCTGCTCATCCTCACACAACGGTGGATCCAGTATTAATAGCCGCACAAGTATTAGTATCCTTACAGCAAATTGTGAGTCGTCAAACAGATCCGCTTGATCCTGTTGTTTTGAGTATTGGTCAAATTCATGGCGGCACGAAAGCAACCATTATACCGGATGCAGTTACGTTAAGTGGCACGGTTCGAACCTTGAATCCTATTACACGAAAAGAGGTAGCGGAAAAAATAGAGTCCATTGCCAGAAGTGTATCGAGAGGTCTCGGGGGAGATTGTGAAATTACGTATAATTATGTTACTCCTTCCATTAAAATCGATAACACATTGCGTCACTTATTCGAGGAAACTGTCCATACGCTTTTTTCAAGTGAATCTTTAAAGTTAACAGCGCCATCGATGGGTGGGGAAGATTTTGCTTATTATACCCATGAGGTTCCATCCGTTTTTTTCCGTCTTGGAACAAACAGCGGGAAAAGAACGTCCTTTTCTAATCATCATTCAAAATTTGATGTGGACGAAGAAGCATTTTTGTATGGTATGGCTGTACTATGTCACTTAACGGAGTCGTATTTTGAACAGCATGAATAA
- a CDS encoding multicopper oxidase family protein, with protein sequence MKLKKFVDPLPMISTLKPKQINTKGAYYEVQMEQFTQKLHRDLNPTRLWGYNRQFPGPTIDVNQGDPIQVKWLNNLPAKHILPIDRSIHNVAHHPEVRTVTHLHGGMTSPESDGYPEAWYTKGFKEVGPFFEREIYEYPNQQRATLLWYHDHAMGITRLNVYAGLVGMYIIRDQHEKALNLPKDDYEIPLVILDRSFNKDGSLFYPRQPDDPLDHLPDPSIVPAFLGDKIIVNGKVWPYFEVEPRKYRFRILNASNTRAYQLTLDSGQPFYQIGSDGGLMQKTVKINKLAMEPAERADVILDFSNHKGKKIILKNDLGPDADPADETGEVMQFDVSVPLSGKDHSTIPRILSRIPSLRKNDIRAIRNLKLIGTTDEYGRPLLLLDNKKWTDPVTEKPLLGDTEIWSFMNVTGFAHPIHIHLIQFQILDRRPFDLDLYNEDGRIVFTGKATAPEPNEQGWKDTVSAPSAQITRVIAKFASYTGDYVWHCHILEHEDYDMMRPFTVVDSEDL encoded by the coding sequence ATGAAACTCAAGAAGTTTGTGGACCCATTACCAATGATAAGCACATTAAAACCAAAACAAATAAATACGAAAGGTGCGTATTATGAGGTACAAATGGAGCAATTCACACAGAAATTGCATCGAGACTTAAACCCAACCCGATTGTGGGGATACAATCGCCAATTCCCCGGACCGACCATTGACGTTAATCAGGGTGATCCGATACAGGTAAAATGGCTGAATAACCTTCCCGCCAAACATATTCTCCCAATTGATAGGTCCATTCACAATGTTGCCCATCACCCTGAAGTACGAACCGTTACCCATTTACATGGAGGCATGACCAGCCCAGAAAGTGATGGTTACCCTGAAGCATGGTATACCAAAGGCTTTAAAGAAGTGGGACCGTTTTTCGAAAGGGAAATATATGAATATCCCAATCAACAACGGGCTACACTGCTATGGTATCACGATCATGCGATGGGAATAACAAGGCTCAATGTTTATGCAGGGCTCGTTGGTATGTACATCATTCGAGATCAACATGAAAAAGCATTAAATCTGCCAAAAGATGACTATGAAATTCCACTTGTGATCCTTGACCGATCATTCAATAAAGACGGTTCCCTATTTTATCCCCGTCAGCCAGATGACCCGTTAGATCATTTACCCGATCCTTCCATCGTACCAGCCTTTCTTGGTGATAAAATCATCGTGAATGGGAAGGTGTGGCCATACTTCGAAGTGGAACCAAGGAAATACCGCTTTCGAATCCTTAATGCATCAAATACACGAGCGTATCAACTAACACTTGATTCAGGTCAGCCTTTTTATCAAATTGGATCAGATGGTGGTCTGATGCAAAAGACGGTAAAAATAAACAAATTAGCGATGGAACCAGCAGAACGTGCGGATGTCATTCTGGATTTCTCAAATCATAAAGGGAAAAAGATTATTTTAAAAAATGACCTCGGTCCAGATGCCGATCCAGCTGATGAAACGGGTGAAGTGATGCAATTTGATGTAAGTGTTCCTCTCTCCGGAAAGGATCATAGTACCATCCCAAGAATATTATCCCGTATCCCTTCTTTAAGGAAAAACGATATTAGAGCAATACGAAATTTAAAACTAATCGGCACAACCGATGAATATGGACGCCCTTTATTATTACTCGATAATAAAAAATGGACAGATCCAGTCACAGAAAAACCGCTGTTAGGCGATACCGAAATTTGGTCTTTCATGAATGTTACCGGATTTGCTCACCCGATTCATATTCATCTCATTCAATTTCAGATTTTAGATCGGCGTCCGTTTGACCTAGACTTATATAATGAGGATGGAAGGATTGTATTCACAGGAAAAGCTACAGCCCCAGAACCGAATGAACAGGGGTGGAAAGACACAGTTTCAGCACCTTCTGCACAGATTACTCGCGTTATCGCTAAATTTGCTTCCTATACCGGAGACTATGTGTGGCATTGTCATATTCTGGAGCATGAAGATTATGATATGATGCGTCCGTTTACCGTAGTCGACTCGGAAGATTTATAA